A DNA window from Dunckerocampus dactyliophorus isolate RoL2022-P2 chromosome 17, RoL_Ddac_1.1, whole genome shotgun sequence contains the following coding sequences:
- the erbin gene encoding erbin isoform X3, with translation MSKRSFFVRLVPCRCLRGEEEAVTSLDYSHCSLETVPKEIFSFEKTLQELYLDANQIEELPKQLFNCQLLQRLSMPDNDLTVLPGGIANLINLRELDVSKNSIQEFPENIKNCKVLTIVEASVNPISKLPEGFTQLMSLTQLYLNDAFLEFLPASFGRLTKLQILELRENQLKMLPKSMQKLTQLERLDLGSNEFTEVPEVMEQLTGIKELWMDGNRLTFLPGMLGMLKQLVYLDVSKNNLEMVDEQICGCESLQDLLLSNNALTQLPGSIGSLKKLTALKVDENQLMYLPDSIGGLTCLDELDCSFNEIEALPSSIGQCVSIRTFAADHNFLSQLPPDMGNWKSATVLFLHSNKLESLPEEMGDMQKLKVINLSNNKLRNLPYSFTKLSQMTAMWLSENQSKPLIPLQKEEDPETQKTVLTNYMFPQQTRTEDYIPNSDSESFNPTLWEEQRKHKAQVAFECDEDKDERETPPREGNLKRYPTPYPDELKNMVKTAQSVAHRLKEDESSDESGKDPKPVERNHIGVQDVGVKVIEAPCPNGLVSEAESKACNITFTIPNPPEPASKDTSESFSSQHVPLKLSEGSMMNHEDTLEDSEELSDEEEEMKIAEMRPPLIEISINQPKVVTLSKDKKDDGKDADSLLDDTVANSNQNNSNCSSPSRMSDSVSLTTDSSQDNSLCTPEREAKMPFLPKSRQEDENMNPSKDTSSLLHNGNGSETSLQALLRGQQTATDPAGDYDLSVEARLAFIERGLNNGMEDGYTKWDKINMNVSNLPTDNMVQLDPHNGSLGQEEVDAKQGFDNMHHFQNGNQQVMSSAGMTASGEMSRSNEELSPEKRRHPPQVTKSQSVSNIETGGMKLYSFDSDGDTAAEARMVSGGPGPSQSSMAQGQSIVRSKSASLLNDQPLQVYPSSHASSSDLLSSSKVATSTSRYPAPSSMAMGAPPPQYNVQYTSSAMPKEGMWAQRTPMPPEYQGYLPPAAHSLANTNYSNRNQAPPYPLQPQHRGAPMGSQPHGDIWAKERLQSTSSQSSGGTLQRQSSTASVGEGRRMQLPEGDYLTYRDIHTLARGPLAMSQAAQRPISARTYSIDIAAPARPPNSRPPPHELPERTMSVSDFHYQQGSPNKRPNVRVKSEHSLLDGPGLVSGGPGRVPMDWRDQVMRHIEAKKMEKEDVFGPPGQQSYTMDSRRKVPLMNGQMSSCARPHISQASMARHPSREQLIDYLMLKVSQQGPPRAPHEAPQHEIHVKVEKNPELGFSISGGVGGRGNPFRPDDNGIFVTRVQPEGPASKILQPGDKIIQANGYSFVNIDHGNAVSLLKTFANTVDLTIVRDVQA, from the exons ATGTCGAAGCGGAGCTTCTTCGTTCGCCTGGTGCCGTGCCGCTGCTTGCGGGGCGAGGAGGAGGCGGTAACGTCACTCGACTACTCCCACTGCAGCCTGGAAACGGTTCCCAAGGAGATCTTTAGCTTTGAGAAGACGCTGCAGGAGCTCTACCTCGATGCCAACCAGATTGAAGAGCTGCCTAAA CAACTGTTCAACTGCCAGCTTCTTCAGCGACTGAGCATGCCAGATAATGACTTGACCGTCTTGCCGGGGGGGATCGCTAACCTCATCAATCTCAGGGAGCTTGACGTCAGCAAAAACA GTATCCAGGAGTTTCCAGAGAATATCAAGAACTGCAAAGTGCTAACTATTGTGGAGGCCAGTGTGAATCCCATCTCCAA GCTCCCTGAAGGCTTCACCCAACTCATGAGCCTGACCCAGCTCTACTTGAACGATGCCTTCCTGGAGTTTCTACCAGCCAGctttggcag GCTGACTAAGCTGCAGATCCTGGAGCTGAGAGAGAACCAGCTGAAGATGTTGCCAAA AAGCATGCAGAAGCTCACACAGTTGGAGAGGTTGGACCTAGGCAGCAACGAGTTCACTGAAGTG CCTGAGGTGATGGAGCAGCTGACTGGAATCAAGGAGctctggatggatggaaacagaCTGACCTTCTTACCAGGG ATGCTGGGCATGCTTAAACAGCTTGTCTACCTGGACGTCTCCAAGAACAACTTAGAGATGGTGGACGAGCAAATCTGTGGCTGCGAGAGTCTGCAGGATCTGTTGCTCTCCAACAACGCTCTGACGCAGCTGCCCGGCTCCATCG GCTCGCTGAAGAAACTGACGGCTCTGAAGGTGGATGAGAACCAGCTGATGTACTTGCCTGACTCCATTGGAGG GCTGACCTGTCTGGATGAACTGGACTGCAGCTTCAACGAGATCGAAGCCCTGCCATCGTCCATCGGCCAGTGCGTCAGCATTCGCACCTTCGCTGCAGATCACAACTTCCTCAGCCAGCTTCCCCCAGAC ATGGGCAACTGGAAGAGCGCAACAGTGCTGTTCCTACATTCCAACAAGCTGGAGTCGCTGCCGGAGGAGATGGGCGACATGCAGAAACTGAAGGTCATCAATCTGAGCAACAACAA GTTGAGGAACCTCCCCTACAGTTTCACTAAACTGAGCCAGATGACAGCAATGTGGCTGTCTGAAAACCAG TCCAAACCCCTGATCCCACTGCAGAAAGAAGAGGATCCAGAGACTCAGAAAACTGTGCTGACCAACTACATGTTCCCGCAGCAGACCAGGACAGAGGACT ACATTCCCAACTCTGACTCTGAGAGCTTCAATCCAACCCTGTGGGAGGAGCAACGCAAACACAAAGCTCAGGTGGCCTTTGAGTGCGACGAGGACAAAGACGAGAGGGAAACACCTCCCAGA GAGGGCAACCTGAAGCGCTACCCCACGCCGTATCCAGACGAGCTGAAGAACATGGTGAAGACGGCCCAGTCGGTGGCGCACAGGCTCAAGGAGGACGAGTCCAGCGATGAGTCTGGAAAGGACCCCAAACCCGTTGAGAGGAACCACATTGGTGTGCAGGACGTGGGAGTGAAG GTGATAGAGGCGCCCTGTCCTAACGGCCTGGTGTCTGAAGCGGAGTCCAAAGCATGCAACATCACATTCACAATCCCCAACCCTCCAGAACCAGCATCCAAGGACACGTCTGAGTCTTTCAGCTCCCAGCATGTCCCACTCAAGTTGTCCGAGGGCTCCATGATGAACCacgaggacacgctggag GACTCTGAGGAGCTGtctgatgaagaggaggagatgaAGATTGCCGAGATGAGGCCGCCTCTCATTGAGATCTCCATCAACCAGCCCAAGGTGGTGACGCTAAGTAAGGACAAGAAAG ATGACGGCAAGGATGCGGACTCCCTGCTCGACGACACGGTGGCCAACAGCAACCAGAACAACAGCAACTGCTCATCGCCGTCACGCATGTCGGACTCTGTGTCTCTGACCACCGACAGCAGTCAGGACAACTCCCTGTGCACCCCTGAGAGGGAGGCAAAGATGCCCTTCCTGCCAAAAAGCAG GCAAGAAGATGAGAACATGAACCCGTCCAAAGACACCAGCAGCCTCCTTCATAACGGCAATGGCTCTGAAACGTCTCTCCAGGCGCTGCTGAGGGGCCAGCAGACTGCCACTGACCCGGCGGGCGACTATGACCTGTCCGTGGAGGCCAGACTGGCCTTCATCGAGAGGGGATTGAACAACGGCATGGAGGACGGCTACACCAAGTGGGACAAGATCAACATGAACGTGTCAAACCTGCCCACAGACAACATGGTACAGCTAGATCCTCACAATGGTTCACTGGGACAGGAGGAAGTTGACGCCAAGCAGGGTTTTGATAACATGCACCATTTCCAGAACGGAAACCAGCAGGTCATGTCCTCAGCTGGCATGACAGCCAGCGGTGAGATGTCTCGCAGCAACGAGGAGCTGTCTCCTGAGAAGAGGCGCCACCCGCCTCAGGTGACCAAGTCTCAGAGTgtcagcaacatagaaacgggGGGCATGAAGCTGTACTCGTTTGACAGCGATGGCGACACCGCTGCAGAGGCGAGGATGGTGAGCGGTGGCCCCGGGCCCAGTCAGAGCTCCATGGCTCAGGGCCAGAGCATCGTGAGGAGCAAGTCAGCCTCCCTGCTCAACGATCAGCCTCTTCAAGTCTACCCGAGCTCTCACGCCTCCTCCTCAGACTTGCTGTCTTCCTCAAAGGTTGCCACCAGCACCAGCAGATACCCAGCCCCCTCCAGCATGGCCATGGGCGCCCCCCCTCCCCAGTACAATGTGCAGTACACAAGCAGCGCCATGCCCAAAGAGGGGATGTGGGCCCAGAGGACGCCTATGCCTCCAGAATACCAAGGCTACCTCCCCCCTGCTGCCCACTCACTCGCTAACACCAACTACTCCAACCGCAATCAGGCCCCCCCCTACCCGCTGCAGCCCCAGCACAGGGGGGCCCCCATGGGATCCCAACCACATGGAGACATTTGGGCCAAGGAGAGGCTTCAGTCTACCAGCAGCCAGTCCAGCGGGGGCACTCTACAGCGGCAGAGCAGCACCGCCTCCGTGGGCGAGGGCAGACGCATGCAGCTGCCTGAGGGCGACTACCTGACCTACAGGGACATCCACACGCTCGCCAGGGGCCCGCTGGCCATGAGCCAGGCAGCACAAAGGCCCATCTCGGCCCGCACTTACAGCATCGACATCGCCGCTCCAGCCAGGCCTCCCAACTCCAGGCCGCCTCCCCACGAGCTTCCAGAGAGGACCATGTCAGTCAGCGACTTCCACTACCAGCAAGGCAGCCCCAACAAGAGGCCCAATGTTAGGGTGAAGTCGGAGCACTCCCTCCTGGACGGGCCCGGGCTGGTGTCTGGGGGGCCGGGAAGGGTGCCGATGGACTGGAGGGACCAGGTGATGCGGCACATTGAGGCCAAGAaaatggaaaag gaggaTGTGTTTGGACCGCCAGGTCAGCAAAGCTACACCATGGACTCCCGCAGAAAA GTGCCTCTGATGAACGGACAGATGAGCTCATGCGCTCGTCCCCACATCAGCCAGGCGTCCATGGCCCGCCACCCCTCCAGAGAGCAGCTCATTGATTACTTGATGCTCAAAGTTTCCCAGCAGGGACCCCCTCGGGCGCCGCACGAGGCGCCGCAGCACGAG ATCCATGTGAAGGTGGAGAAAAATCCAGAACTCGGTTTCAGTATATCCGGAGGAGTGGGAGGTCGTGGGAACCCCTTTCGTCCAGATGACAAT GGGATCTTTGTGACAAGGGTCCAACCTGAGGGTCCGGCTTCCAAGATTCTTCAGCCTGGTGATAAAATCATCCAA GCAAATGGATACAGCTTTGTGAATATCGACCATGGGAACGCCGTGTCCCTCCTCAAGACGTTTGCCAACACTGTGGATCTGACAATCGTGAGGGACGTCCAAGCGTAG